The following proteins come from a genomic window of Candidatus Caccoplasma merdavium:
- a CDS encoding ZIP family metal transporter: MDGLFLGLLLPFAGTVTGAACVFLLRDSLPGMLQKALLGFASGVMVAASVWSLLIPSIELSGAEGAWAVMPATVGFLAGMGFLLLLDHITPHLHLDSKKPEGPRSRLSRTSMLTLAVTLHNLPEGMAVGAVMAGVLTQSADLSAAGAIALSIGIAIQNIPEGAIISMPMLAEGNSKKKSFALGALSGIVEPLGAIITLLLAAYVTPVLPYLLAFSAGAMLYVVVEELIPESATGRHSNIGTIGFAVGFALMMILDVVLG, encoded by the coding sequence ATGGACGGATTATTCTTGGGGCTACTGTTGCCCTTTGCCGGTACGGTGACAGGCGCCGCCTGTGTTTTCCTGCTGAGAGACTCATTGCCGGGTATGCTGCAAAAAGCCCTGCTGGGTTTTGCCTCGGGGGTCATGGTGGCCGCCTCGGTGTGGTCGCTGCTCATTCCCAGTATCGAACTGAGTGGCGCTGAGGGTGCCTGGGCGGTCATGCCGGCCACGGTAGGATTCTTGGCCGGCATGGGCTTCCTGCTGCTGCTCGACCACATCACCCCGCACCTTCACCTCGACAGCAAAAAGCCCGAAGGACCCCGGAGCCGACTCTCCCGCACCTCGATGCTCACCCTGGCGGTAACGCTGCACAACCTGCCCGAGGGCATGGCCGTAGGAGCCGTCATGGCCGGCGTACTCACCCAGTCGGCCGACCTCTCGGCAGCCGGAGCCATCGCCTTGTCGATAGGTATCGCCATACAGAACATTCCCGAAGGGGCCATCATATCCATGCCCATGCTGGCCGAAGGAAACAGCAAGAAAAAATCATTTGCCCTCGGTGCCCTGAGCGGAATCGTGGAGCCACTCGGAGCCATCATCACCCTGCTGCTGGCCGCCTATGTAACACCGGTTCTCCCCTATCTGCTCGCCTTCTCGGCCGGCGCCATGCTCTATGTCGTGGTCGAGGAGCTCATACCCGAGAGTGCGACCGGCCGCCACAGCAATATCGGCACGATAGGATTTGCTGTCGGTTTTGCCCTGATGATGATTCTCGACGTCGTCCTGGGCTAA
- a CDS encoding response regulator transcription factor: MSASKQKILVVDDEESLCEIIQFNLEVEGYDVDTANSAEEALRLDLTSYDLILLDVMMGEISGYRFARMLRERPETARIPIIFCTARDSEDDIVTGLNIGADDYIAKPFSTREVIARVRSVLRRTEHQEEKRDDGTLAFETLQINRRRKCCTIDGEEIELTKKEFEILDLFLSHQGTILSRADILNQVWSNDVVVLDRTIDVNITRLRKKIGRYGNHIITRLGYGYGFE, translated from the coding sequence ATGAGTGCTTCGAAACAAAAAATCCTCGTGGTCGATGATGAAGAGTCGCTCTGCGAGATAATCCAGTTCAACCTCGAAGTCGAAGGTTATGATGTCGACACGGCCAACAGCGCCGAAGAGGCGTTGCGTCTCGACCTGACGAGTTACGACCTTATCCTGCTCGATGTGATGATGGGAGAGATAAGCGGATACCGTTTCGCCCGCATGCTGCGCGAACGCCCCGAAACAGCCCGCATACCCATCATCTTCTGCACCGCCCGCGACTCCGAAGACGACATCGTCACGGGGCTCAACATCGGTGCCGACGATTACATAGCCAAGCCATTCTCAACCCGCGAAGTGATAGCCCGCGTGCGAAGCGTCCTTCGCCGCACCGAACACCAAGAGGAGAAACGTGACGACGGGACGCTCGCCTTCGAGACGCTCCAAATCAACCGACGCCGGAAATGCTGCACCATCGACGGCGAAGAAATCGAACTCACCAAGAAAGAATTTGAGATTCTCGACCTCTTCCTCAGCCACCAAGGCACCATACTCTCGCGAGCCGACATTCTCAATCAGGTATGGAGCAACGATGTGGTCGTTCTCGACCGCACCATCGACGTCAATATCACACGCTTACGAAAAAAAATAGGCCGTTACGGGAATCACATCATCACCCGTTTGGGATACGGATATGGATTTGAATAA
- a CDS encoding NYN domain-containing protein, giving the protein MNDSIQSIGLFIDGGYYAKVNENLEETSRLNIDLAALMKYIRDVVGRLSHTRAADSHITESHYFRGRYRVDEAANKHLLFDERRFEDSLIENDVIFHYKHLRSIQRGGNETVIEKGIDVWFALEAYELSTIRHFDYVVLITGDADHEMLIRKLKALKIYTILLTWDVARGETSTSRFLREEACTHIELSKEVALNPALLGQLCRPVRTE; this is encoded by the coding sequence ATGAATGACTCGATTCAATCCATAGGCTTGTTTATCGACGGCGGCTACTATGCCAAAGTGAACGAAAACCTCGAAGAGACCTCGCGCCTCAACATCGACCTCGCCGCCTTGATGAAGTATATCCGCGACGTGGTGGGCCGGTTGAGCCACACCCGGGCCGCCGACAGCCACATTACCGAGAGCCACTACTTCCGCGGGCGTTACCGGGTCGACGAGGCCGCCAACAAGCACCTGCTCTTCGACGAGCGCCGATTTGAAGACTCGCTCATCGAGAACGACGTCATCTTCCACTACAAGCACCTGCGTTCGATACAGCGGGGTGGCAACGAAACGGTGATAGAAAAGGGCATCGACGTGTGGTTCGCCCTCGAAGCCTACGAACTGTCGACGATACGGCATTTCGACTACGTCGTGCTCATCACCGGCGACGCCGACCACGAGATGCTCATACGCAAACTCAAAGCCCTGAAAATCTATACCATTCTCCTCACTTGGGACGTAGCCCGCGGCGAAACCTCCACCTCACGATTCCTGCGCGAAGAAGCCTGCACCCACATCGAACTGAGCAAAGAAGTGGCCCTCAACCCCGCCCTGCTCGGCCAGCTTTGCCGCCCCGTCCGCACGGAGTAG
- a CDS encoding alpha/beta hydrolase codes for MKKFVFFLCLMSLITTVEAQEFIPIWEKGKMPNSRGLNLPDSIANERIYQVGTPGLYLFETSQAENKGAAVVIVPGGGYARLAYQISGFQLAKWFNTMGFTAFVLQHRLPQSPDVETCYQAPLQDMQRALRYIRAHADRWGIDPQRIGVMGSSAGGHLSACAATITDDWSRAGDRLDTVSFRPDFAILVSPVVSMDEIAHKGSRENLLGTYDTPAMRDKFSCNKQVSESTPKMFIVHAMDDPAVSCLNSLRLFEALKRHDIKGSSLHIFPNGGHSIALRNNPGSTNDWTRLAEEWLHETGLLH; via the coding sequence ATGAAAAAATTTGTATTTTTTCTTTGTCTCATGAGCCTGATTACAACTGTCGAAGCACAAGAATTCATACCCATTTGGGAAAAAGGTAAAATGCCCAACAGCCGGGGGCTGAACCTGCCCGACAGCATCGCCAACGAACGTATCTATCAGGTCGGCACGCCAGGGCTTTACCTCTTCGAGACCTCCCAAGCCGAAAACAAGGGCGCGGCCGTGGTCATCGTACCCGGCGGAGGCTATGCCCGGCTGGCCTATCAAATCAGCGGCTTCCAGCTTGCCAAATGGTTCAACACGATGGGATTCACCGCCTTTGTGCTGCAACACCGGCTGCCGCAGTCGCCCGATGTCGAGACCTGCTACCAGGCTCCGTTGCAAGACATGCAACGCGCCTTGCGCTACATTCGCGCCCATGCCGACCGCTGGGGCATCGACCCGCAACGCATCGGCGTCATGGGTTCATCGGCCGGAGGACACCTGTCGGCCTGCGCCGCCACCATTACCGACGATTGGAGCCGCGCCGGCGACCGTCTCGACACGGTATCGTTCCGCCCCGACTTCGCCATACTCGTTTCGCCCGTCGTGTCGATGGACGAGATTGCTCATAAAGGGAGCCGGGAGAATCTGCTGGGCACATACGACACCCCCGCAATGCGCGACAAATTCTCCTGCAACAAGCAGGTGTCGGAGTCGACCCCGAAAATGTTTATCGTCCATGCCATGGACGACCCCGCCGTGTCGTGTCTCAACAGCCTGCGCCTCTTTGAGGCGCTGAAACGCCACGACATCAAGGGCTCGTCGCTGCACATCTTCCCCAACGGCGGGCACAGCATCGCCCTGCGCAACAACCCCGGTTCGACCAACGACTGGACCCGTCTGGCCGAAGAGTGGCTCCACGAAACGGGTCTATTGCATTGA
- a CDS encoding outer membrane beta-barrel protein, protein MKKVLFAIAVLCLTATQAFAQDLKGDMGINVHAGISSTGGAQGLAGVEFRVAVADGWRLAPQFNIGGGHDLKFFDITVDAHYVINTTLKNFSVYPIAGVGYDHYWQKYRTYKSTANRIFLDLGFGGEYAINEAISITAEAKSQWMTNMSKGMLLVGCSYKF, encoded by the coding sequence ATGAAAAAGGTATTATTTGCAATAGCCGTACTGTGTTTGACAGCAACACAAGCCTTTGCACAAGATCTCAAAGGAGACATGGGTATCAACGTACACGCCGGTATCTCTTCGACCGGTGGAGCACAAGGACTGGCCGGAGTGGAATTTCGCGTAGCCGTGGCCGACGGTTGGCGTTTGGCTCCGCAATTCAACATCGGTGGCGGACACGACCTGAAATTTTTCGACATCACGGTCGATGCCCATTATGTCATCAACACCACCCTCAAAAATTTCTCGGTCTATCCCATTGCCGGTGTCGGTTATGACCACTATTGGCAGAAGTATCGGACCTACAAATCGACGGCCAACCGCATTTTCCTCGACCTGGGTTTTGGAGGAGAATACGCCATCAACGAAGCCATCTCCATCACAGCCGAAGCAAAGAGCCAGTGGATGACCAATATGAGCAAGGGTATGTTGCTCGTCGGTTGCTCTTACAAATTCTAA
- a CDS encoding VOC family protein: MKIEHLAIWVGDLERLRRFYMKYFDAECGEMYVNDVKKFSSYFLTFGKNGARITLIHMSNTE; the protein is encoded by the coding sequence ATGAAGATAGAACACTTGGCCATTTGGGTGGGCGACTTGGAACGGTTACGCCGATTCTATATGAAATATTTCGATGCAGAATGTGGTGAGATGTATGTCAACGATGTAAAAAAATTCTCCTCCTACTTCTTGACTTTCGGGAAAAACGGAGCCCGCATAACGCTGATACACATGTCCAATACAGAATAA
- the umuD gene encoding translesion error-prone DNA polymerase V autoproteolytic subunit, with product MKVKLFAADVKTGLSVDYAEGGVRAGFPSPAQDYETESIDLNKELIRHPATTFYARAKGDSMRDCGIDDGDLLIVDKALEPQDGNIVVAFVDGEFTLKRIRIDKAGNCLWLVPANDDYPPLRVTAENHFVVWGVVTYNIKRQR from the coding sequence ATGAAAGTCAAACTTTTTGCGGCCGATGTGAAGACCGGCCTCTCGGTCGACTATGCCGAAGGCGGTGTGCGGGCGGGCTTTCCCAGTCCGGCACAGGATTATGAGACCGAGTCTATCGACCTCAACAAGGAATTGATACGTCACCCGGCTACGACTTTTTATGCCCGGGCCAAGGGTGATTCGATGCGCGACTGCGGCATCGACGACGGCGACCTGCTCATCGTCGACAAGGCGCTCGAACCGCAAGACGGCAACATCGTCGTGGCTTTTGTCGACGGGGAGTTCACGCTCAAACGCATTCGCATCGACAAGGCCGGCAACTGCCTGTGGCTCGTCCCGGCCAACGACGACTATCCTCCCCTGCGTGTCACGGCCGAGAACCATTTTGTCGTGTGGGGCGTGGTTACCTACAACATCAAGCGGCAGCGCTGA
- a CDS encoding thioredoxin fold domain-containing protein — MDGTAQTSGSSYVFDYRDTDGKIIVTLDVNGRAADFVVDLAGHTALLPAHLDALGIDTTRHGDPGYDHFLYKQVATRGIVEIGALTLGDAIYKSNVPAFVLDGDPAYLQSLDVAGIIGGSFFRDMVLTIDSRHRKITLSLPYRPSYMKLNCRADMRLLPGSGIACDVTIGGENRSLLLDTWADALVNLTAADYETWNLTTGTTAAGNSQPAYSAPVTTNEAAPLPDWTFVKTPLTGGIAVKDTVLSHSTLGLDLLRNGLLSIDFPRQKIYYQPFDLVAVTYEATAAKADTVAEADGTVTPINKDFFVRHIFDYRLGGDPKLKCRKPVVIDFWATWCIPCKRLLPEIEKFAREYQGRVSFYKVNADLEKELCQYFNVQALPTLIFIPVDGKPIVEVGATPEKYRQIIEEKLLGQ; from the coding sequence ATGGACGGCACGGCACAGACAAGCGGCTCGTCGTATGTTTTCGACTACCGCGACACCGACGGGAAAATCATCGTCACGCTCGACGTCAACGGTCGTGCGGCCGACTTCGTCGTCGACCTTGCCGGGCACACCGCACTCCTTCCCGCACACCTCGACGCACTGGGCATCGACACCACGCGGCACGGAGACCCGGGCTACGACCACTTTCTCTACAAGCAAGTCGCCACACGCGGCATCGTGGAGATAGGAGCCCTCACCCTTGGCGACGCCATCTACAAGAGCAACGTGCCGGCCTTTGTGCTCGACGGCGACCCCGCCTACCTGCAATCGCTCGACGTGGCGGGCATTATCGGAGGTTCGTTCTTCCGCGACATGGTGCTCACCATCGACTCGCGCCATCGCAAAATCACACTGTCGCTTCCCTACCGACCCTCCTACATGAAACTCAACTGCCGCGCCGACATGCGCCTGCTGCCGGGCAGCGGCATCGCGTGCGACGTAACCATCGGCGGGGAAAACCGGAGCCTGCTCCTCGACACCTGGGCCGATGCCCTCGTCAACCTCACGGCCGCCGACTACGAGACATGGAACCTCACCACGGGCACAACGGCCGCCGGCAACAGCCAGCCGGCCTACTCGGCTCCCGTCACCACCAACGAGGCGGCCCCCCTGCCCGACTGGACATTTGTAAAAACGCCTCTGACGGGCGGCATAGCCGTGAAAGACACCGTGCTCTCTCACTCGACCCTGGGGCTCGACCTGCTCCGGAACGGACTTCTCTCCATCGACTTTCCCCGGCAGAAAATCTATTACCAACCCTTCGACCTCGTTGCCGTAACCTACGAGGCAACGGCCGCGAAGGCCGACACCGTCGCCGAAGCCGACGGGACGGTTACCCCCATCAACAAAGATTTCTTCGTGCGGCACATCTTCGACTACCGCCTCGGTGGAGATCCCAAGCTCAAATGCCGGAAACCGGTGGTCATCGACTTCTGGGCCACCTGGTGCATTCCCTGCAAAAGGCTGCTGCCCGAGATAGAGAAGTTTGCCCGGGAATACCAAGGCCGGGTATCGTTCTACAAGGTCAATGCCGACCTCGAAAAAGAACTCTGCCAATACTTCAACGTGCAGGCGCTTCCCACGTTGATATTTATTCCCGTTGATGGCAAACCCATCGTCGAGGTGGGCGCCACGCCCGAGAAATACCGGCAGATAATCGAGGAGAAATTGTTGGGACAATAG
- a CDS encoding RNA polymerase sigma factor, with protein MKNSSEEAAWIARCVLWDDRRAFAHLVEKYQVRLRRFLLHLTGGDSYLADDLAQDTFLRAYERIRSYKGLSSFSTWLFRIACNLFYDYSRRMEKFDSIDSDEVAALSVEPMPVAEKIDVMRALGTLRPEERMALSLFYLEDMPIAKIASVMERTEGSVKTLLFRGKQHVSEYFKQDRYERDE; from the coding sequence ATGAAAAACAGTAGCGAAGAGGCGGCTTGGATAGCCCGGTGTGTCCTTTGGGACGACCGCCGGGCTTTTGCCCATCTGGTCGAGAAGTATCAGGTGAGGCTCCGTCGTTTCCTGTTGCATCTCACCGGCGGCGATTCCTATCTGGCCGACGACCTGGCGCAAGACACGTTTCTGCGGGCCTACGAGCGGATAAGGAGTTACAAGGGGCTGTCGTCGTTCTCGACCTGGCTCTTCCGCATTGCCTGCAATCTTTTCTACGATTACAGCCGGCGTATGGAGAAGTTCGACAGTATCGATTCCGACGAGGTGGCCGCCCTGAGTGTCGAGCCGATGCCGGTTGCCGAGAAAATCGATGTCATGAGGGCGTTGGGCACGCTGCGTCCCGAAGAGCGCATGGCGCTGTCGCTTTTCTATCTCGAAGATATGCCCATCGCCAAAATCGCTTCGGTGATGGAACGCACCGAGGGCAGCGTGAAGACGTTACTGTTCAGAGGAAAACAACATGTAAGCGAATATTTCAAACAAGACCGATATGAAAGAGATGAATGA
- a CDS encoding aspartyl protease family protein codes for MLKRLLGSVTLCLCCLMVQAQPVASTMPYRLVAGKLVMEMSVNGTTYPFVLDTGGQTSFLKSFADRLGWTAVDTLTAVDANNETISFARVAVSHIATPDGKITFSDVPALLLEQDAGLSCFGAVGIIGSDMLGEMILSIDGESRTLTLAPGSAAPAISLRRLIEFDAAAGGMPIIPFQVVPGITLKALFDTGSPQLLSLRAQDYQRIDGRAGVQCLARSYGESNMGISGRRQEEEAMRVGIPALSVGSVKFEAVVTTTAEAPISLLGTELLTYGRITIDYPRQRLYYEAYRPEETHRPESRYADIELTVKEGDLVVARVWGEDHEGIAPGDKVLAINGKPVGTFDFCESITQGIPALKKKKKSRLTIDCRAGEKTVVYERKPIRFNR; via the coding sequence ATGCTCAAAAGACTGCTCGGCTCGGTAACCTTATGCCTCTGCTGTTTGATGGTGCAGGCACAACCCGTCGCCTCGACGATGCCTTACCGGCTCGTTGCCGGCAAGCTGGTGATGGAAATGTCCGTCAATGGGACGACCTACCCCTTCGTCCTCGATACCGGCGGGCAGACCTCGTTTCTGAAATCGTTTGCCGACCGCCTCGGCTGGACGGCCGTCGACACGCTCACAGCCGTTGATGCCAACAACGAGACAATCTCTTTCGCACGGGTGGCCGTGTCGCACATCGCCACACCCGACGGCAAGATAACCTTCTCCGACGTTCCCGCCCTGCTGCTCGAACAAGACGCCGGGCTCTCCTGTTTCGGTGCCGTGGGCATCATCGGCAGCGACATGCTCGGCGAGATGATACTCTCCATCGACGGTGAGAGCCGCACCCTCACGCTCGCCCCGGGCAGCGCCGCCCCGGCCATCTCGCTGCGGAGGCTCATCGAGTTCGATGCTGCGGCCGGCGGTATGCCCATCATACCGTTCCAAGTCGTGCCGGGCATCACCTTGAAAGCCCTCTTCGACACCGGGTCGCCGCAACTGCTCTCGCTCCGCGCGCAAGATTACCAGCGCATCGACGGGCGTGCCGGCGTGCAATGCCTGGCCCGCAGCTACGGAGAGAGCAACATGGGCATCTCGGGGCGACGGCAGGAAGAAGAGGCCATGCGAGTGGGCATACCGGCGCTGTCGGTAGGCTCGGTCAAGTTCGAAGCCGTCGTCACGACCACCGCCGAAGCCCCCATCTCGCTGCTGGGCACCGAACTGCTCACATACGGACGCATCACCATCGACTATCCCCGCCAACGGCTCTACTACGAAGCCTACCGGCCCGAAGAGACACACCGGCCCGAAAGCCGATATGCCGACATCGAACTCACCGTGAAAGAGGGCGACCTGGTAGTGGCCCGTGTCTGGGGCGAAGACCATGAGGGTATAGCTCCGGGCGACAAGGTGTTGGCGATAAACGGGAAACCGGTGGGAACATTCGACTTCTGCGAGAGCATCACCCAAGGCATTCCCGCGCTGAAAAAGAAAAAGAAATCCCGGCTGACTATCGACTGTCGAGCCGGAGAAAAGACCGTCGTTTATGAACGTAAACCGATTCGCTTCAACCGCTAA
- a CDS encoding Y-family DNA polymerase: MIALVDCNNFFVSCERVFAPALRDKPVVVLSNNDGCVVARSNEVKAMGIKMGTPLYQIRGLLESGNVAVFSSNYNLYGDMSRRVMSLLAEFSPDCVPYSIDEAFLDLTGVCSNEALPEYARRMARTVERGTGIPVTVGIAPTKTLAKVAAHFGKKYSGYAGVCLIDSEEKRCKALARCPIGEVWGVGRHNLAKMEYFGVATAADFVARGESWVRRHFTVSGVRTWKELQGIACIGDDEIPEKKSICTSRSFPDRGIRRRAQLEEAVANFAASCVRKLRRQHHYCRAVTVFARTSRFSTDSPQDTIYRTRYLPVPTGDVQEIISAVVGLLRESYPREEIYDYKKAGVMVCDLVPDTAVQTYLFDTVDRARQSALAEAIDRINRKNGHDTVRIALQGYDTTWHIKSEHRSRQYTTRLDEIIQVKS, translated from the coding sequence ATGATAGCCTTGGTCGACTGCAACAATTTCTTCGTCTCGTGCGAGCGGGTGTTTGCTCCCGCCCTGCGCGACAAGCCGGTCGTCGTTCTCTCCAACAACGACGGTTGTGTGGTGGCCCGCAGCAACGAAGTGAAGGCCATGGGCATCAAGATGGGTACCCCCTTGTATCAGATTCGCGGCCTTTTGGAGAGTGGCAACGTGGCGGTTTTCAGCAGCAATTACAATCTCTACGGCGACATGAGCCGCCGTGTCATGTCGCTCCTTGCCGAGTTTTCGCCCGACTGTGTGCCCTACTCCATCGACGAGGCTTTTCTCGACCTCACGGGCGTCTGCTCCAATGAGGCGTTGCCCGAGTATGCCCGGCGTATGGCCCGCACCGTGGAGCGCGGTACCGGCATTCCCGTAACGGTGGGGATAGCACCTACCAAGACCCTGGCCAAGGTGGCGGCCCATTTCGGCAAGAAATACAGCGGATATGCCGGGGTGTGTCTCATCGACAGCGAAGAGAAACGGTGCAAGGCGTTGGCCCGCTGTCCCATTGGCGAGGTGTGGGGTGTCGGTCGGCACAACCTGGCCAAGATGGAATATTTCGGCGTGGCCACTGCCGCCGATTTCGTGGCACGGGGCGAGAGTTGGGTGCGTCGCCACTTTACCGTCTCGGGGGTGCGCACCTGGAAAGAGTTGCAGGGTATCGCCTGCATCGGCGACGATGAGATACCCGAGAAGAAGTCGATATGCACCTCGCGCAGCTTCCCCGACCGGGGCATACGCCGTCGTGCTCAACTCGAAGAGGCCGTTGCCAACTTCGCCGCTTCCTGTGTCCGCAAGTTGCGCCGGCAACATCATTACTGCCGGGCGGTAACCGTTTTTGCCCGTACCAGCCGTTTCTCGACAGACTCCCCGCAAGATACCATCTACCGCACGCGTTACCTGCCGGTACCCACCGGCGACGTGCAGGAAATCATCTCGGCCGTTGTCGGCCTCCTGCGCGAGAGTTATCCCCGTGAGGAAATTTACGATTACAAGAAGGCCGGCGTGATGGTGTGCGACCTGGTGCCCGATACGGCCGTGCAGACCTACCTCTTCGACACCGTTGACCGCGCCCGCCAGTCGGCTTTGGCCGAAGCCATCGACCGCATCAACCGCAAGAACGGCCACGACACCGTGCGCATAGCCCTGCAAGGCTACGACACGACATGGCACATCAAGAGCGAGCACCGCAGCCGCCAATACACCACCCGCCTCGACGAAATCATTCAAGTCAAGTCGTAA
- a CDS encoding DUF5056 domain-containing protein — MKEMNDETLRSLFKESGRRALEDEPDKWFTRRVMARLPRRSSMARRVAWAVFVVMCIVAAAVYVDYARVCLHAQDYKSLVVAAFCVLASACGLGLQLNRLLHIGR; from the coding sequence ATGAAAGAGATGAATGATGAGACTTTACGGTCGCTTTTCAAAGAAAGCGGACGCCGGGCTCTGGAAGACGAGCCCGACAAGTGGTTTACGCGCCGGGTGATGGCCCGTCTGCCCCGCCGTTCGTCGATGGCCCGTCGCGTGGCGTGGGCGGTTTTTGTCGTGATGTGCATCGTGGCTGCGGCGGTATATGTCGATTATGCCCGGGTGTGCCTGCATGCCCAGGATTACAAGTCGCTTGTGGTAGCTGCTTTCTGTGTCCTGGCTTCGGCTTGCGGGCTTGGTTTGCAACTGAATCGCCTGCTGCACATCGGGCGGTAA